The following is a genomic window from Pan paniscus chromosome 6, NHGRI_mPanPan1-v2.0_pri, whole genome shotgun sequence.
TCCATTGCATTGCAGGGCTCGCAGCAGGCTGGGACGGTGGGGCTGCTAAGGGAAGCATCTGGGTGCCCAGAAGCTATTAAGGCCAGTGGTCTCTTCTTTCACACCTCAGATCTATGACTTCCTGGACCTGCTGGTGGCAGAGAACCCGCACCTTGTCAGCAAGATCCAGATTGGCAACACCTATGAAGGGCGTCCCATTTACGTGCTGAAGGTAACATCCACATGTGAACATACACAGGGGAGAATGGACCCATACGTGGCATCCGTGATGGGCGTGGGCTCTCCTGGGGAAATCATGGTACCAGGGAACACGCTGTTAAATGGACTCCCCATGCAGACATTTGGAAAGGCCTGAGTCTCCACCCTGGTCTTGGCGTGTGCACTCCTGCCCATACACAAAGACAGGTGATCCAGTGTTTCCAATCAAGTGTCCATTGTGGAAGGTATTGTAGAGTCTGGGTAGTCCAGATAaagtattttcttgagacagagtctcgctctgtcacccaggctggagtgcagtggcatgatctcgacttactgcaacctccatctcctgggttcaagcaattctcctgcctcagcctcccgagtagctgagactacaagcacgcgccaccatgcccagataattttttttttttttttttttgagacagagtcttactctgtcacccaggctggagtacagtggcgcagtagcgtcatcttggctcactgcaacctccacctcctgggttcaagcgattcccctgcctcagcctcccaagtagctgggactacaggcgcctgccaccacgcccggctaattttttgtatttttagcagagacagggtttcaccgtattagccaggatggtcttgatctcctgaccttgtgatctgcctgccttggactcccaaagtgctgggattgcaggcatgaaccactgcgcctggccaataatttttatatttttagtagagacagggttttgccatgttgccttggctggtctcaaactcctgggctcaagtgatctacccgcctcagcctcccaaagtgctgggattacaggcgtgagccaccacgcccaacccagATAAAGTGTTTTGTTTGTGATGTCCCCCAGAGAACTGTCCGAGCAGCAGAACAGGGGAAGGGCCAGGGGCCTGGTCAAGTCATATTCACCCCAAGCTTGGGCTGAGGGCAGGAGGCCAAGCTCTGTGGGATCCCtgtccagcccccagccccacacccACCTGAGTGATGGCCCCACAAGCAGAGCCTCTACCTGAGATACACAGAGAGCAGGTGGTCTCTGGCCCAGGTTGGGGTCTCCTTCAGGGCAGCAAGATGAGGCCTCAGCTGTGAAATTGCCTCTGATCACTCCCCTGCCTCCTCTCCAGTTCAGCACGGGGGGCAGTAAGCGTCCAGCCATCTGGATCGACACGGGCATCCATTCCCGGGAGTGGGTCACCCAGGCCAGTGGGGTCTGGTTTGCAAAGAAGGTAAGGCCGGGGAGGTGAGGAGGGCTCTCACCTGGTGGGGCATTGGTATCCAAGGCCCACAGAAGCCCGGGCCTCCCTTTGCCCATCCAGAAGCAGTGACCACAGAGGACATGGGGAAAGGTGTCCATTGCTGTGGCTTGGCAGATGCCTGGCCCAGCCTGCGCTGCCCCTCTGCTCCTCTAACCCCCCAGATCACTCAAGACTACGGGCAGGATGCAGCTTTCACCGCCATTCTCGACACCTTGGACATCTTCCTGGAGATCGTCACCAACCCTGATGGCTTTGCCTTCACGCACAGCACGGTACCGGCCTTCTCCTGTCCTTGGGGGAAGCAGGATGGGCCTCTGGCTTCTAAGCCGCACAAGTAGTTCACCCCTAATCTCAAGCCCCAGAAGTCAAGGGAGGGGCAATCAGACCTGTGCTCCTAGCCGAGGGTGTCTCAACAGTGGCGTGATTGGCATTTGGGGTGAATGATTCTTTGTcatgggggctgtcctgtgcatccACGGTGTTTCTAGCATCCTAACCTTACACCCATTCAATGCCAGTAGGAGCCCCCCTCTCCAGTGGTGACAAccaaaatgtcttcagatattgCAAAATATCGCAGGGGAGGGTCAAGATTGTCCCCAGTGGAGGCCCACTGCCCCAGACCTTACTTCCTGGTCCTACTTCTATTTTTACGGCAAATAAAACATCTGACCAATGACATGGGGCCACAGTGGTGGTGGAGGACACCTCGCAGCTTCTTCGCCATATAGAACCCTCTGGCCAAATGCCATCCTATGGCCTTCCCCACTCTCTTTCACCCGATGCCCCCTCTGCTGATCTTCCTCCCCGACAACCAGCTGGGAGTGGATCCCATCCCAAGCTGTGCCTGCAGCTCAGCTTCCAATCAGGGCACTTGTGTTGAGGGCTTCCACCTCCAGGGAGCCCTCCCCCCAGTCCActctgctctctgcagcctctgaaCCACCCCCCACCCAGCACTGTGACAAGCGTCACACGTGCCTCGGGGTGGCTGATCCCATTTCCTTCCTCAGAATCGCATGTGGCGCAAGACTCGGTCCCACACAGCAGGCTCCCTCTGTATTGGCGTGGACCCCAACAGGAACTGGGACGCCGGCTTTGGGTGTAAGGCCCAGAGTGTCTTGGGAGCAAGGATGGGATGGCCTCGAATGGCTCCTCACCACTGCTCTTGCTCCCCGCCTCTCTCCTGCCCCTGCAGCGAGGGGAGGGTTGGGGgtggcagctctgcctctgaggGCTCTTGGGGATGGAGGCTGTGCTCTGAGAGTTGGTTGTTACTCGCCTGCAAAAGGCAAGTTGCTTGCAAATGGGCTAAGGTCTGAAATCCTACCTAGGGGGCTTCTAGCTTAACCTCaagtcctccctccttggccatGTCTCTGTGAGAACTGGTCTCCACTGAGGAGCCCGTCTTCCCTCCCTGGGTGTGTCCATCAGCTCTGCCCAAACCAGGCTGGGAGGGCAGCTCCCCCAGGTTATAGAAGGCCTTTGGGCTTTCCTGAATCCAGGGGAGGGAGTGAGCCCTTCCATACCACCTCACCCCCAACTCCATGCAAAGAACTGGATTCCAGAAGCCACAGAAGCTGGAGGagccacaccaccatgccctctGTCCCCCCCCAGTGTCCGGAGCCAGCAGTAACCCCTGCTCGGAGACTTACCACGGCAAGTTTGCCAATTCCGAAGTGGAGGTCAAGTCCATTGTAGACTTTGTGAAGGACCATGGGAACATCAAGGCCTTCATCTCCATCCACAGCTACTCCCAGCTCCTCATGTATCCCTATGGCTACAAAACAGAACCAGTCCCTGACCAGGATGAGCTGGTAGGCACTGACCTCGGCTTGCCCCCTCGTCCCCAAGGTGGCTTCGGACAGGCTCAGGCTTTCCCCCATCAGACCTGCTTAAGGCACAGACACCTCCAGAGTGCCTGACACCCTTCCTTCCCTGATGGCTTGGGAAGACCAGCAGGGTGGACTAACCATTTTttctgggaaactgaggcacaggagtgATGGAGTCACTTCTGTAATGTGACAGAGCAAGGGGCAGGGCTAGACTTTGATCTTAGGCACCACATGTGGAGGTGCATGTGCCTGAAGGGCAGGGAAGGCCAGCCGGACACCCTGAAGGGCCAGAAAACTGTGCTGACAGGCTCCCGGGCTGAGCTTCCAGGCTAAGCAGGCTCTGTGCTCCCTGCTGGAGGCCCACTTCTGCAGGGTGCTTCTCCTAGGCTCCCCTGCCAGCCCCCAGACTACCCTGGACATGCTGTTCCAGGAGCCTGGCCATGACAGGTGGCTTTGCTTGGTGTTTTGTCCAGGATCAGCTTTCCAAGGCTGCTGTGACAGCCCTGGCCTCTCTGTACGGGACCAAGTTCAACTATGGCAGCATCATCAAGGCAATTTGTAAGTGGCTGTAGGGTCTCTCTTGATGGGCCTGCGAGGAACATCTGCTGGCTCTTCCTGACCGAGGGAGTATCCCTCATGGAAGGAAGTAGCCAAGGGCACCCAGATCTGTCAACTGCTGGCAAGGGCTGTTCTGAGGGGTGGGCAGTCCCTTTTCCTGACATGA
Proteins encoded in this region:
- the CPA1 gene encoding carboxypeptidase A1 isoform X2, which produces MHQVLRISVADEAQVQKVKELEDLEHLQLDFWRGPAHPGSPIDVRVPFPSIQAVKIFLESHDISYETMIEDVQSLLDEEQEQMFAFQSRARSTDTFNYATYHTLEEIYDFLDLLVAENPHLVSKIQIGNTYEGRPIYVLKFSTGGSKRPAIWIDTGIHSREWVTQASGVWFAKKITQDYGQDAAFTAILDTLDIFLEIVTNPDGFAFTHSTNRMWRKTRSHTAGSLCIGVDPNRNWDAGFGLSGASSNPCSETYHGKFANSEVEVKSIVDFVKDHGNIKAFISIHSYSQLLMYPYGYKTEPVPDQDELDQLSKAAVTALASLYGTKFNYGSIIKAIYQASGSTIDWTYSQGIKYSFTFELRDTGRYGFLLPASQIIPTAKETWLALLTIMEHTLNHPY
- the CPA1 gene encoding carboxypeptidase A1 isoform X1, which codes for MRGLLVLSVLLGAVFGKEDFVGHQVLRISVADEAQVQKVKELEDLEHLQLDFWRGPAHPGSPIDVRVPFPSIQAVKIFLESHDISYETMIEDVQSLLDEEQEQMFAFQSRARSTDTFNYATYHTLEEIYDFLDLLVAENPHLVSKIQIGNTYEGRPIYVLKFSTGGSKRPAIWIDTGIHSREWVTQASGVWFAKKITQDYGQDAAFTAILDTLDIFLEIVTNPDGFAFTHSTNRMWRKTRSHTAGSLCIGVDPNRNWDAGFGLSGASSNPCSETYHGKFANSEVEVKSIVDFVKDHGNIKAFISIHSYSQLLMYPYGYKTEPVPDQDELDQLSKAAVTALASLYGTKFNYGSIIKAIYQASGSTIDWTYSQGIKYSFTFELRDTGRYGFLLPASQIIPTAKETWLALLTIMEHTLNHPY